A window of the Gossypium hirsutum isolate 1008001.06 chromosome A05, Gossypium_hirsutum_v2.1, whole genome shotgun sequence genome harbors these coding sequences:
- the LOC107958281 gene encoding U3 small nucleolar RNA-associated protein 6 homolog, with product MADVVQYRLERMVDELDDLESRGIFTRREIAEIVKQRRKFEYRLKRPSPLKQDFIAYIDYETQLDALRRLRKKAATRELLRQGKKKTKTRKSVSDFAPVSRIMEIYRLAVMRYKGDVELWFRYLEFCRQRKNGRMKKVLAQVIRFHPKLPGVWIYAAAWEFDHNLNVAAARALMQSGLRMCPNSEDLWVEYLRMELTYLNKLKARKVALGEDKGTLVRDKKDADEKQWKEENKDLFMSLDDEDKENNDHVSDEESEKKLDLFSEHASGLLKTVYSGAIQALPSSFSLRKQFLEILESIEVADSEELRSEILRDMKRDFSADPEYWDWLARLEMSDASITGEKNEDAMHSRLQMAVQVYEEAIEAVPSATMFKLYINFLLDAIASERGEVEAFSLSDHASSYISDILKVYEKAETTGCLTEELACQCISFYTQLGRLEEAKKVAENLCSGKLLDSVQLWLLRVSVEIRCITKDSLSSSKADALSIFELFRTVLTKMSISEAESLWIMALKFFANQKKSFEKLIELSLKAVAKYGGSENGFSLSSAVVNFILQKDGLKHAREVYKRFLALPHPGLALYKNCIELESNLASLGNEDSLVNTRKLYEAALATYDQDTSLWKDYHSVETKLGTSETAAAIYWRARKSLKDSAVDFTSPDQL from the exons ATGGCGGACGTAGTTCAATACCGTCTCGAGCGCATGGTGGACGAGCTCGATGACCTCGAAAGTCGAGGTATCTTCACTCGTCGCGAGATCGCCGAGATAGTTAAGCAACGTCGCAAGTTCGAATACCGACTCAAGCGGCCTTCTCCCCTCAAGCAAGATTTCATTGCCTATATCGACTACGAGACTCAGCTCGACGCTCTCCGCCGGCTCCGTAAAAAAGCTGCAACTCGTGAACTCCTGCGCCAAGGAAAGAAGAAGACCAAGACGAGAAAATCGGTTTCCGATTTCGCCCCCGTCTCGAGAATCATGGAGATATATAGACTTGCCGTTATGAGGTATAAAGGAGATGTTGAGCTTTGGTTTCGGTACCTTGAGTTTTGTAGGCAGAGAAAGAATGGGAGAATGAAAAAG GTTTTGGCCCAAGTGATTAGGTTCCATCCTAAGCTGCCAGGAGTTTGGATATATGCAGCAGCTTGGGAATTTGATCATAATTTGAATGTAGCAGCTGCTCGTGCTTTAATGCAAAGTGGTTTGAGAATGTGTCCTAATTCAGAAGACCTTTGGGTAGAGTATCTTAGGATGGAACTTACTTACCTTAACAAGCTAAAAGCTCGAAAGGTTGCTCTTGGGGAGGATAAAGGAACCTTAGTTCGTGATAAAAAGGATGCCGATGAAAAGCAATGGAAGGAGGAAAACAAAGATTTGTTTATGTCCCTTGATGATGAAGACAAAGAAAACAATGATCATGTGTCAGATGAAGAGTCTGAGAAGAAATTGGATTTGTTTTCAGAGCATGCATCGGGGCTTCTTAAAACGGTATATAGTGGGGCAATTCAAGCACTTCCTTCTAGTTTTAGCCTCAGGAAACAATTTCTTGAGATACTGGAATCAATAGAGGTGGCAGATTCAGAGGAGCTTCGTAGTGAGATACTGAGGGATATGAAGAGAGACTTTTCAGCTGAtcctgaatattgggattggttagCAAGACTTGAAATGTCTGATGCCTCAATTACGGGGGAgaagaatgaagatgccatgcattCTCGGTTGCAAATGGCAGTTCAG GTTTATGAAGAGGCAATAGAAGCAGTGCCTTCAGCCACGATGTTTAAATTGTACATAAATTTTTTGCTGGATGCCATTGCTTCTGAAAGAGGAGAAGTAGAGGCCTTTAGCTTATCCGATCATGCCTCCAGCTATATTTCAGATATCTTGAAGGTTTATGAGAAGGCTGAAACAACAGGGTGTCTTACTGAAGAACTTGCTTGCCAATGTATTTCATTTTACACACAACTGGGGAGATTGGAGGAAGCCAAGAAAGTAGCAGAGAATCTTTGCAGTGGAAAACTTTTAGATTCAGTACAACTATGGCTTTTAAGGGTTTCAGTAGAAATTAGATGTATCACAAAGGATTCTCTTTCTTCTAGCAAGGCTGATGCATTATCCATCTTTGAACTTTTTAGAACTGTTCTAACAAAAATGTCAATATCAGAAGCTGAGAGCTTGTGGATAATG GCTCTCAAATTCTTTGCAAATCAGAAaaaatcttttgagaagctgattGAACTTTCTCTCAAGGCAGTCGCTAAATATGGTGGCAGTGAGAATGGGTTCTCTCTTTCTTCAGCTGTAGTTAATTTCATCCTTCAAAAGGATGGACTTAAACATGCAAGAGAGGTTTATAAGCG ATTCCTGGCTCTACCTCATCCAGGTCTTGCATTATACAAAAATTGCattgaattagagtcaaatctcgCTTCTCTTGGCAACGAGGATTCTCTAGTAAATACCCGAAAGTTGTACGAAGCTGCGCTTGCAACTTATGACCAAGACACTAGCTTATGGAAAGATTACCATTCCGTGGAAACTAAG TTGGGAACATCAGAAACTGCTGCTGCTATCTATTGGCGGGC